From one Falsibacillus pallidus genomic stretch:
- a CDS encoding HesB/IscA family protein has product MEQEQVVNITEAAAFHIKDMIKENEEEGSYIRVSVNGGGCSGLSYGMGFDHEKKEGDIEHDYYGIKVLVSSQDAPILKGTNIDYKQSLMGGGFTIDNPNAIASCGCGSSFRTAKNAGSPENC; this is encoded by the coding sequence TTGGAACAAGAGCAAGTTGTCAATATTACGGAAGCAGCAGCTTTTCATATAAAAGACATGATTAAAGAAAATGAAGAAGAAGGTTCCTACATCCGGGTATCTGTCAATGGAGGAGGCTGCAGCGGCCTGTCCTATGGAATGGGATTTGATCATGAGAAAAAAGAAGGCGATATCGAACATGACTATTACGGAATAAAAGTATTGGTCAGTTCACAAGATGCCCCGATCCTTAAAGGAACGAATATTGATTATAAACAATCCTTGATGGGCGGCGGCTTCACGATCGATAATCCAAACGCCATCGCATCCTGCGGGTGTGGATCATCTTTCAGGACGGCTAAGAATGCCGGTTCACCGGAAAATTGCTAA
- a CDS encoding SDR family oxidoreductase — MNVLVIGANGTTGRMVVKNLADSSNHLVKAMIRKSEQTEEMEQLGAKPVVADLEQDFEYAAEDVNAIIFAAGSGSKTGPEKTTSVDEEGAKKAIDIAKKKGIDRFVMLSSMGADTPSAGSEGMQHYLHAKHSADEHLKASGLKYTIVRPGALTDDAASGKIQAAEKIQDRNTDISRENVAKVLVESLNMENLHYKTFEILNGDVEIHTALKNL, encoded by the coding sequence ATGAACGTACTTGTAATCGGAGCAAACGGAACAACCGGCAGAATGGTCGTGAAAAATCTAGCGGATAGCAGTAACCATTTGGTCAAAGCCATGATTCGAAAATCGGAGCAGACAGAAGAGATGGAACAGCTGGGAGCTAAACCAGTGGTTGCAGACTTGGAACAGGACTTTGAATATGCTGCTGAAGATGTCAACGCAATCATCTTTGCAGCTGGATCCGGCTCAAAGACAGGTCCTGAAAAAACGACTTCTGTTGATGAAGAAGGGGCAAAGAAAGCGATTGATATTGCCAAAAAGAAAGGAATCGACCGTTTCGTCATGCTCAGTTCCATGGGAGCAGACACTCCATCTGCCGGTTCAGAAGGGATGCAGCACTACTTGCATGCAAAGCACAGCGCCGATGAACATCTGAAAGCAAGCGGATTGAAATACACCATTGTCCGGCCGGGAGCTTTAACCGACGACGCTGCATCAGGGAAGATCCAGGCAGCTGAAAAAATCCAAGACCGAAATACGGATATCTCACGTGAAAACGTCGCAAAAGTCCTCGTGGAATCGTTAAACATGGAAAATCTTCATTATAAAACGTTTGAGATCTTGAACGGTGACGTAGAAATTCACACCGCATTGAAGAATTTATAA
- the yumC gene encoding ferredoxin--NADP reductase 2 has protein sequence MKEDQKIYDITIIGGGPTGLFTAFYGGMRQASVKIIESLPQLGGQLSALYPEKYIYDVAGFPKIRAQELVNNLKEQMKKFESTVCLDQSVEELEKQADGVFKITTDKEVHYSKTVIITAGNGAFQPRRLELEESQKYEGKNLHYFVDDLQAFAGKKVVICGGGDSAVDWALMLEPIAEKVTIVHRRDKFRAHEHSVENMENSKVEVKTPFVPTELIGDEEGIKQLVLEEVRGDEKAVIDLDSLIVNFGFVSSLGPIKNWGLEIEKNSIVVNSKMETNIPGIYAAGDICTYDGKVKLIACGFGEAPTAVNNAKAYMDPKARIQPMHSTSMFE, from the coding sequence TTGAAAGAAGATCAAAAAATATATGATATTACGATTATCGGAGGCGGTCCTACAGGCCTGTTTACTGCGTTCTACGGGGGAATGAGACAGGCATCCGTAAAAATCATTGAAAGTCTTCCACAGCTGGGTGGCCAGCTATCTGCTCTGTATCCCGAAAAATATATCTATGATGTGGCAGGATTCCCTAAGATCCGCGCACAGGAATTAGTCAACAATCTAAAAGAACAAATGAAAAAATTCGAATCGACCGTATGCCTGGATCAGTCTGTTGAAGAACTTGAAAAGCAGGCAGATGGGGTGTTTAAGATTACCACAGATAAAGAAGTCCATTACTCCAAAACCGTCATAATCACAGCGGGGAACGGCGCATTCCAGCCACGCAGGCTCGAACTCGAAGAATCCCAAAAGTATGAAGGGAAAAACCTTCATTACTTCGTTGATGATCTGCAAGCCTTCGCCGGTAAAAAAGTCGTCATTTGCGGCGGCGGGGATTCTGCTGTCGACTGGGCCCTGATGCTGGAACCGATAGCTGAAAAAGTGACGATCGTCCATAGACGGGATAAGTTCAGAGCACATGAACATAGCGTAGAAAATATGGAGAACTCTAAAGTAGAGGTCAAGACTCCTTTTGTCCCTACTGAGTTAATCGGGGATGAAGAAGGCATTAAACAGCTTGTTCTGGAAGAAGTGCGCGGGGATGAAAAAGCCGTCATTGATCTTGATTCTTTGATTGTAAACTTCGGTTTTGTATCCTCACTTGGGCCAATCAAGAATTGGGGACTTGAAATCGAAAAAAATTCCATTGTAGTCAACTCCAAAATGGAAACTAACATCCCTGGCATTTATGCTGCAGGAGACATCTGTACATATGATGGGAAAGTAAAACTGATTGCCTGTGGATTCGGAGAGGCTCCTACAGCCGTCAACAATGCAAAAGCGTACATGGATCCAAAAGCAAGGATTCAGCCGATGCACAGCACCTCTATGTTTGAATAA
- a CDS encoding NAD(P)/FAD-dependent oxidoreductase, translating to MKKAKIVVLGAGYGGLMTVTRLQKLVGVNEAEIVLVNKNDYHYETTWLHEASAGTLHHDRVRYDVSSVIDRNKVEFIQATVEDINTAEKKVILSTGEVDYDYLVFALGGESETFGIKGLNEYAFTITSVNNARQIREHIEYQFATYQTEEHKKDERLTIIVGGAGFTGIEFLGELANRIPELCHEYDVDFQKVRVVCVEAAPMVLPGFDEELVKYAVAKLEKKGIEFKIGTAIKEATPEGIIVAKGENEPEEIKAGTVVWAAGVRGSHIIEKADIENMRARVKVQPDLRAPGHDNIFVIGDSSLIINEEINRPYPPTAQIAMQQGEAVARNIKALLHGNEELETFTPDIKGTVCSLGEDDAIGVVYGKKLMGTKASFMKKVIDNRSLYMVGGAGLVFKKGKFKFF from the coding sequence TTGAAAAAGGCTAAAATTGTAGTTTTAGGTGCAGGTTACGGCGGTTTAATGACAGTTACCCGTCTACAGAAGCTTGTAGGGGTCAACGAAGCAGAAATCGTTTTGGTTAACAAGAACGATTACCATTATGAAACAACTTGGCTGCATGAAGCGTCCGCAGGAACTCTTCATCATGACCGTGTACGCTATGATGTAAGTTCTGTCATCGACCGAAATAAAGTAGAATTCATCCAAGCGACTGTTGAAGATATCAACACTGCAGAGAAAAAAGTCATCCTAAGCACTGGTGAAGTGGATTATGACTATCTTGTATTCGCATTGGGCGGCGAATCTGAAACTTTCGGCATCAAAGGCTTGAACGAATATGCGTTCACAATCACAAGTGTGAACAATGCACGTCAAATCCGCGAGCATATTGAATACCAATTCGCTACGTATCAAACAGAAGAGCATAAAAAGGACGAGCGTTTGACAATCATTGTAGGTGGAGCAGGATTCACAGGCATTGAGTTCCTTGGTGAACTTGCAAACCGCATCCCTGAGCTTTGCCATGAATACGATGTCGACTTCCAGAAAGTCCGAGTGGTATGTGTTGAAGCAGCACCAATGGTACTTCCTGGCTTCGACGAAGAACTAGTTAAATATGCTGTTGCAAAGCTTGAGAAAAAAGGCATCGAGTTCAAAATCGGAACTGCGATCAAAGAAGCAACTCCAGAAGGCATCATTGTAGCTAAAGGAGAAAACGAACCAGAAGAGATCAAAGCTGGTACAGTTGTCTGGGCAGCCGGTGTACGCGGAAGCCACATCATTGAAAAAGCAGACATCGAAAACATGCGTGCACGTGTAAAAGTACAGCCTGACCTTCGTGCTCCAGGCCATGACAACATCTTTGTCATCGGTGATTCTTCTTTGATCATCAATGAAGAAATCAACCGTCCATACCCGCCGACTGCACAAATTGCAATGCAGCAGGGTGAAGCTGTGGCTCGCAACATTAAAGCCCTTCTTCATGGAAACGAAGAATTGGAAACATTCACTCCGGATATCAAAGGTACTGTCTGCTCATTGGGTGAAGACGATGCAATCGGAGTTGTATACGGCAAAAAGCTTATGGGAACAAAAGCTTCTTTCATGAAAAAAGTTATTGATAACCGTTCGCTTTACATGGTTGGCGGAGCTGGCCTTGTATTCAAAAAAGGTAAATTCAAATTTTTCTAA
- a CDS encoding NUDIX domain-containing protein, with protein MGDAKRGNVWLGVSGLVVDENGRWLVVKKKYSGLKGKWSFPAGFVKNDETADEAVMREVLEETGIDTSLNGLIGLRTGVIKGEISDNMLLFALSPLHTNIKIQHDELMDVQWMHPDALLQDPNASVLLHKMAKEALRDTKQLTDGINPGDQFGYTAYKLFL; from the coding sequence ATGGGCGATGCAAAACGGGGAAATGTCTGGCTAGGGGTCTCAGGACTGGTTGTTGATGAAAATGGCCGCTGGCTAGTCGTTAAGAAAAAGTACAGCGGACTTAAGGGGAAGTGGTCCTTTCCAGCAGGCTTTGTGAAAAACGACGAAACAGCAGATGAGGCAGTAATGAGAGAAGTTCTGGAAGAAACGGGGATAGACACAAGCCTTAATGGGTTGATTGGGCTGCGTACAGGTGTCATAAAAGGGGAAATAAGTGATAATATGCTGCTTTTTGCCCTTTCTCCACTTCATACAAATATAAAGATTCAGCACGACGAACTAATGGATGTTCAGTGGATGCACCCTGATGCTCTGCTGCAAGATCCGAATGCCTCTGTCCTTCTACATAAAATGGCCAAAGAGGCCTTAAGGGACACCAAGCAATTGACTGATGGCATCAACCCAGGGGATCAGTTCGGATATACGGCATATAAACTATTTTTGTAA